One stretch of Passer domesticus isolate bPasDom1 chromosome 2, bPasDom1.hap1, whole genome shotgun sequence DNA includes these proteins:
- the CREG1 gene encoding protein CREG1, producing MSRSEALRGAFSASSAMARLLLLLCAASGLLLAAVAAIPPPEEAARMARYVLHSCDWGALATLSAQEGLRGRPFANIFSLSDGPPGPCGGSGVPYLYLTDMEISVQDLEVNSNASLTVSLAQTPYCRKHRYDPQNPLCAHIIFVGSIVKVNDSEADIAKKALFSRHPEMESWPKDHNWFFAKFNITNIWVLDYFGGLKIVTPEEYYSVKP from the exons ATGTCCCGGTCCGAGGCACTGCGGGGAGCGTTCTCCGCGTCCTCCGCCATGGCgcggctgctgctcctcctgtgcGCCGCATCGGGCTTGCTGCTGGCGGCCGTGGCGGCCATCCCGCCGCCGGAGGAGGCGGCGCGCATGGCGCGCTACGTGCTGCACAGCTGCGACTGGGGCGCGCTGGCCACGCTGTCGGCGCAGGAGGGGCTGCGCGGCCGCCCCTTCGCCAACATCTTCTCCCTCAGCGACGGCCCGCCCGGGCCCTGCGGCGGCAGCGGCGTGCCCTACCTGTACCTGACCGACATGGAGATCTCCGTGCAGGACCTGGAG GTCAATTCAAATGCCTCCTTGACTGTGTCTTTGGCACAGACTCCTTACTGCAGGAAGCACAGATATGACCCCCAGAACCCCCTCTGTGCCCACATCATCTTTGTTGGGAGCATTGTGAAG GTGAATGATTCCGAAGCAGACATAGCCAAAAAAGCATTATTCAGTCGCCACCCTGAAATGGAAAGTTGGCCCAAGGATCATAATTGGTTCTTTGCCAAATTCAACATCACCAATATTTGGGTCCTGGATTACTTTGGTGGATTGAAAATTGTGACACCAGAAGAGTACTACAGTGTCAAGCCTTAG